Proteins encoded by one window of Gammaproteobacteria bacterium:
- a CDS encoding DNA methyltransferase codes for MNNRNPMQRAPRNRTIELSETEREKYQKRLVRIDRPVAADSILNKTIRQDIFDVLDYLPERFVDLVFADPPYNMSKTFNLSNFREMESERYEKWLDSWVSKMIRLLKPTASVYICGDWKSSGAIFNVARKYLRVQNRITFEREKGRGAKANWKNGSEDVWFCTMSKNYHFDIDAVKMKRKVIAPYRDDSGKAKDWGKERGGKYRLTHPSNIWTDITIPFWSMPENTDHPTQKPEKLVAKILLASSKPGDVVFDPFLGSGTASVVAKKLGRRYVGIEIDELYGCLAEKRLAIAESDKTIQGYSDDVFWERNTLYEQLNGNNGNKSKPEIQTPLFSDKLP; via the coding sequence ATGAATAATCGCAATCCGATGCAACGGGCTCCCCGCAATCGAACGATTGAGTTAAGCGAAACCGAGCGGGAAAAATACCAAAAACGGCTGGTCAGAATTGACCGGCCGGTTGCCGCTGACAGTATCTTGAACAAGACCATTCGCCAGGATATTTTCGATGTGCTGGATTATCTGCCGGAGCGGTTTGTTGATTTGGTTTTTGCCGATCCGCCATACAATATGAGCAAAACATTCAATCTCTCTAATTTCAGGGAAATGGAGTCGGAAAGGTACGAAAAGTGGCTGGATTCCTGGGTAAGCAAAATGATTCGCCTGTTGAAGCCGACGGCATCGGTTTACATTTGCGGCGACTGGAAATCATCGGGCGCGATCTTCAATGTCGCCAGGAAATACCTGCGGGTTCAAAACCGCATCACTTTTGAGAGGGAAAAAGGCCGCGGCGCGAAAGCGAATTGGAAAAACGGTTCTGAGGATGTGTGGTTCTGCACAATGTCAAAAAATTACCATTTTGATATTGACGCCGTAAAAATGAAAAGAAAAGTCATTGCGCCTTATCGCGATGACTCGGGAAAAGCAAAAGACTGGGGCAAAGAGCGGGGTGGAAAATACCGATTGACCCATCCCTCGAACATCTGGACTGACATAACAATCCCTTTTTGGTCCATGCCGGAAAACACGGATCATCCAACGCAGAAACCAGAAAAACTGGTTGCCAAGATTCTGCTCGCAAGCTCGAAACCGGGAGACGTAGTCTTCGATCCATTTCTTGGATCGGGCACTGCATCGGTAGTTGCAAAAAAACTGGGACGGCGCTATGTGGGAATCGAGATAGACGAACTCTATGGTTGTCTGGCTGAAAAACGCCTTGCAATAGCGGAATCGGACAAAACCATTCAGGGTTACTCCGACGATGTTTTCTGGGAGCGCAATACCCTCTATGAACAATTGAACGGCAACAACGGAAATAAGAGCAAGCCAGAAATTCAGACACCCTTGTTCAGCGATAAATTGCCGTGA
- a CDS encoding CoA-acylating methylmalonate-semialdehyde dehydrogenase — protein sequence MSMAAQKVLSHYINGQRVAGKGARFGDVFNPATGKAAKRVPLADANQVREAIAAAEAAFPGWAATPAGKRAQVLFQFRDLVRRNTPQLARLLSEEHGKTLADSAGSIARGLEVVEFACGIPQLLKGEYSQEVAGGVDSWSMRQPLGVCAGITPFNFPVMVPMWMFPLALACGNTFVLKPSEKNPSCGLMLAELMSEAGLPDGALNVVNGDKEAVDVLLSDARIASVSFVGSTAVGEYVYRTGCAHGKRVQALCGAKNHMVVMPDADIAQAVDAAVGAAYGSAGERCMAVSVVVTVGDDIGDELVRKLKPRVAALKVGPYTDNRAEMGPVITPQARERIRNCIDRGVAEGAELVLDGRDCTVPGHEDGCFIGGTIFDQVTPAMSVYKNEIFGPVLSIVRAESFDEALRLVNAHEYGNGCAIFTRDGDAAREFVSRAQIGMVGVNVPIPVPLAYHSFGGWKRSLFGDHHIHGPEGVRFYTRMKSVTARWPSGIRSGAMFHFKGGGEH from the coding sequence ATGAGCATGGCAGCGCAAAAAGTGCTCAGCCACTACATTAACGGACAGCGCGTCGCCGGCAAGGGGGCGCGTTTCGGCGATGTATTCAACCCGGCCACGGGCAAGGCAGCCAAGCGGGTGCCGCTGGCCGACGCCAACCAGGTGCGCGAGGCGATCGCCGCCGCCGAGGCCGCCTTCCCCGGCTGGGCGGCAACCCCGGCCGGCAAGCGCGCGCAAGTCCTGTTCCAATTCCGCGATCTGGTCAGGCGCAACACGCCGCAACTCGCCCGGCTCTTGTCGGAAGAGCACGGCAAAACGCTGGCGGATTCGGCCGGCTCCATCGCCCGCGGCCTGGAGGTGGTGGAGTTCGCCTGCGGCATCCCGCAACTGCTGAAAGGCGAATACAGCCAGGAGGTGGCCGGCGGCGTGGATTCGTGGAGCATGCGGCAGCCCCTCGGCGTGTGCGCCGGCATCACGCCGTTCAACTTCCCGGTCATGGTGCCGATGTGGATGTTTCCGCTGGCCCTCGCCTGCGGCAATACCTTCGTACTCAAGCCGTCGGAAAAGAACCCGTCCTGCGGGCTCATGCTCGCCGAGTTAATGAGCGAGGCCGGCCTGCCCGATGGCGCCCTCAATGTTGTCAACGGCGACAAGGAGGCCGTGGACGTCCTGCTCAGCGATGCGCGAATCGCAAGCGTGAGTTTCGTCGGCTCCACCGCCGTCGGCGAATACGTCTATCGCACCGGTTGCGCCCATGGCAAGCGCGTACAGGCGCTGTGCGGGGCCAAAAACCACATGGTGGTAATGCCGGACGCCGACATAGCGCAAGCCGTGGATGCCGCGGTCGGCGCCGCCTACGGCTCGGCCGGGGAGCGGTGCATGGCCGTCTCGGTGGTGGTGACGGTAGGCGACGACATCGGCGACGAGCTGGTTCGGAAGCTGAAGCCGCGGGTGGCGGCCCTCAAGGTCGGACCTTACACCGACAACCGGGCGGAGATGGGACCGGTGATTACGCCGCAGGCCAGGGAACGCATCCGCAACTGTATTGACCGGGGCGTGGCCGAGGGCGCCGAGTTGGTGCTGGACGGGCGCGACTGCACGGTGCCGGGGCACGAGGACGGATGCTTTATCGGCGGCACCATTTTCGACCAAGTAACCCCGGCCATGTCCGTTTATAAAAACGAGATCTTCGGGCCGGTGCTCAGCATCGTCCGCGCCGAATCTTTTGACGAGGCGCTACGACTGGTGAACGCGCATGAATACGGCAACGGCTGCGCCATTTTCACCCGCGACGGCGATGCCGCCCGGGAGTTCGTGAGCCGCGCGCAAATCGGCATGGTGGGCGTCAACGTCCCCATTCCGGTGCCGCTGGCCTATCACAGCTTCGGCGGTTGGAAGCGTTCCTTGTTCGGCGACCACCACATACACGGCCCCGAGGGCGTGCGCTTCTACACGCGCATGAAAAGCGTCACCGCGAGATGGCCATCGGGCATCCGTTCGGGCGCGATGTTTCACTTCAAAGGCGGCGGAGAACATTAA
- a CDS encoding DUF547 domain-containing protein: MARIFESPHRAGAPRKPQLAPLPMQGCGQNSLRVPGAALFCVALLCAPPSAAGLDLALYARLLAEHTQSVPDVAGVRVDYAALRGGAPDSRQSAAVNNAAADWRRLVASLAAADGPGTTQAERLAFWINAYNVLAIDMVVRHAPPQSIRDIGSLLRPVWRRPAGMAAGRTRTLHEIEHEILRPMGEPRVHGAIVCASLSCPSLSRVPYRPETLDAQLDDGMRRWLADSRKGLRVDRKAQTLYLNPVFRWFASDFDATGGVPAFVLRHAPADAAAWLRMRSVPPRIRYLDYDWRLNTAASPPTPRAPPR; encoded by the coding sequence ATGGCAAGAATCTTCGAATCTCCTCATCGTGCGGGCGCTCCCCGCAAGCCGCAACTCGCGCCCCTGCCGATGCAGGGGTGCGGCCAAAACTCCTTGCGCGTACCTGGCGCCGCACTGTTTTGCGTTGCGCTGCTCTGCGCGCCGCCGAGCGCCGCCGGCCTCGACCTGGCGCTCTATGCGCGGCTGCTGGCGGAGCATACGCAATCGGTACCGGATGTGGCCGGCGTGCGCGTGGATTACGCGGCGCTACGCGGCGGCGCTCCCGATTCCAGGCAATCCGCCGCCGTCAACAACGCCGCCGCCGACTGGCGGCGGCTCGTTGCGAGCCTCGCGGCGGCTGACGGCCCCGGCACGACACAGGCAGAACGGTTGGCCTTCTGGATCAACGCCTACAACGTGCTGGCCATTGACATGGTGGTGCGCCACGCGCCGCCGCAAAGCATCCGCGACATCGGTTCGCTGTTGCGCCCCGTGTGGAGGCGCCCGGCGGGCATGGCGGCGGGACGGACCCGAACGCTGCATGAGATCGAACATGAGATTTTGCGCCCGATGGGAGAGCCGCGCGTTCACGGCGCAATCGTGTGCGCCTCGCTCTCCTGCCCCTCGCTGTCGCGCGTGCCCTACCGGCCGGAGACGCTGGATGCGCAGCTTGACGACGGCATGCGCCGCTGGCTCGCCGACTCTCGCAAGGGTCTGCGCGTGGACCGCAAGGCGCAAACGTTGTATCTCAATCCCGTCTTCCGCTGGTTCGCGAGCGACTTCGATGCCACTGGCGGCGTGCCGGCCTTCGTGCTGCGCCACGCTCCCGCCGATGCGGCAGCCTGGCTGCGAATGCGCTCCGTGCCGCCGCGCATCCGCTACCTGGACTACGACTGGCGCCTCAACACCGCGGCCTCGCCGCCAACACCTCGAGCCCCCCCGCGGTGA
- a CDS encoding TPM domain-containing protein yields MAGSADTEENMEGQDKFFTAEDEQQILSAIREAESRTSGEIRVRVEKKAGKNPMALARKAFEALGMRDTELHNGVLFVIVPEDHIFVVFGDDGINDRVPKGFWDEVRDTVLRDFRAGLFARGLSAGIRLAGEQLAAFFPVQKDDIDELPNAISYAEDEAAEAAAENGKEGTG; encoded by the coding sequence ATGGCGGGCAGTGCGGATACGGAGGAGAATATGGAGGGCCAGGACAAGTTCTTTACGGCGGAAGACGAGCAGCAAATCCTGTCGGCGATTCGGGAGGCCGAGTCGCGCACCTCGGGCGAAATTCGGGTGCGCGTGGAAAAGAAGGCAGGGAAGAATCCGATGGCGCTTGCCCGCAAGGCATTCGAGGCCCTGGGGATGCGCGACACGGAATTGCACAACGGGGTCCTGTTCGTCATCGTGCCGGAAGACCACATCTTCGTGGTCTTCGGCGACGATGGGATTAACGACAGGGTGCCGAAGGGTTTCTGGGACGAGGTCAGGGACACGGTACTGCGGGACTTTCGCGCAGGGCTCTTCGCGCGGGGGCTGTCCGCGGGGATCCGGCTGGCAGGCGAACAGCTGGCGGCTTTCTTCCCGGTGCAGAAAGACGATATAGACGAGCTGCCCAATGCGATCTCGTATGCGGAAGACGAGGCGGCGGAGGCGGCGGCAGAAAACGGCAAGGAAGGCACCGGATGA
- a CDS encoding TPM domain-containing protein — translation MNPVAARRAGTICLAVLLGGWLGAVLAPAALAQARGGYPEPGDLYVNDYAGVLKQQEVAAIRKMFQELKSTKGVEAVAVTINSISGYGTGDVAIESFATNLFNTWGIGHKERNDGILILVAIQDRKVRIELGKGYGRAYDSAMKRVIDDIMVPRFKKGDYGRGILEGGRGVIDGTSRSVAGAVQEDLARKQRQNTMWLLGILAVLVACFFAGISCMRSGKKGWGYAFFAAAGALLLFLLFLMSRMARGGGGFGGGSSGGGGASGGW, via the coding sequence ATGAACCCGGTTGCGGCGCGCAGAGCTGGAACCATTTGCCTGGCGGTTCTGCTAGGGGGATGGTTGGGCGCCGTTCTCGCGCCGGCCGCCCTGGCGCAGGCCAGGGGCGGCTACCCCGAGCCGGGAGACCTCTACGTGAACGACTACGCCGGCGTCCTGAAGCAACAGGAGGTCGCGGCGATCCGCAAGATGTTCCAGGAGCTCAAGAGCACCAAGGGGGTCGAGGCGGTGGCGGTCACCATCAACTCCATCTCCGGTTACGGCACCGGCGATGTCGCCATCGAATCCTTCGCCACCAATCTGTTCAACACCTGGGGCATCGGACACAAGGAAAGGAACGACGGGATTCTGATTCTGGTGGCGATCCAGGACCGGAAAGTACGCATAGAACTGGGCAAGGGCTACGGCCGTGCCTATGACTCCGCCATGAAGCGGGTGATAGACGACATTATGGTCCCCCGCTTCAAGAAGGGCGACTACGGCCGGGGGATCCTTGAGGGCGGGCGCGGCGTCATTGACGGCACGTCCCGCTCCGTAGCGGGGGCGGTGCAGGAGGATCTGGCCCGCAAGCAGAGGCAGAATACGATGTGGCTGCTCGGTATCCTGGCTGTCCTGGTGGCTTGCTTTTTCGCCGGCATCTCCTGTATGCGCTCCGGCAAGAAGGGATGGGGGTATGCCTTCTTTGCCGCCGCGGGGGCTTTGCTGCTGTTCCTGTTGTTCCTGATGAGCCGGATGGCGAGAGGCGGCGGCGGTTTCGGCGGCGGCAGTTCCGGTGGCGGCGGCGCCAGCGGGGGTTGGTAG
- the thrS gene encoding threonine--tRNA ligase encodes MPTVTLPDGQQRSYPHPVTVGQVAKDIGAGLARAAVAGRVGDRLVDLGVEVQEDAKLQILTVRDPEGLDVVRHSFAHLLGHAIKQLYPGTKMSIGPVIEDGFYYDVEPPIALTPEDLKRLEQRMRELSRQHYDVVREPISREQARTVFQQRDEPYKLEILDGIPDGEAIAIYRHQEYVDMCRGPHVPNTRHLRHFRLTRLAGAYWRGDSSKRMLQRIYGTAWADREALEAYLERLREAERRDHRRLGPRLGLFHFQPEAPGMAFWHPRGWTLFRLVQGYIRALVEANGYREIHTPQLLDRGLWQRSGHWDKFGQMIFSTSSEQRDYALKPMNCPAHVQIFNQGLRSYRELPLRLAEFGIVHRNEPSGTLHGLLRARRFTQDDAHIFCTPEQLQKEVGRCIDLSFRAYRDFGFADTAVAVSTRPPERVGSDEQWDRAEQALQQAVEEKGLSWRLQPGEGAFYGPKVEFVFRDSLGRAWQCGTVQVDFSMPERLGAEYVAADGTRQAPVMIHRAILGSLERFIGILLEHYAGALPLWLAPVQAAVLPLSQHQADYALQVLTALRAAGLRAEADLRNETLGLKIREHAMQRVPYQLIVGHREAASGQVSVRGRESGDLGARNLQEFIAGWRAEAEKGRPCRDALPESGRDS; translated from the coding sequence ATGCCCACCGTCACGCTCCCGGACGGACAGCAGCGCAGTTACCCGCATCCCGTCACCGTGGGCCAGGTAGCGAAGGATATCGGCGCCGGCCTGGCGCGCGCCGCGGTCGCCGGCCGGGTCGGCGACCGCCTGGTGGACCTGGGTGTGGAGGTGCAGGAGGACGCAAAGCTGCAGATCCTCACCGTCCGCGACCCGGAAGGATTGGACGTGGTCCGCCACAGTTTTGCTCACCTGCTGGGGCACGCCATCAAGCAACTCTATCCCGGAACGAAGATGAGCATCGGGCCGGTGATCGAGGACGGCTTCTACTACGATGTCGAACCGCCCATCGCCCTGACCCCCGAGGACCTCAAGCGGCTCGAGCAACGGATGCGGGAATTGAGCCGGCAGCACTACGATGTGGTGCGCGAGCCAATCAGCCGCGAACAGGCGCGGACGGTATTCCAGCAGCGCGACGAGCCGTACAAATTGGAGATCCTGGACGGGATCCCGGACGGCGAAGCCATCGCGATTTACCGGCATCAGGAGTACGTGGACATGTGCCGCGGCCCGCATGTGCCGAATACTCGCCATCTGCGCCATTTTCGCCTCACCAGGTTGGCGGGCGCATACTGGCGCGGCGACTCCAGCAAGCGGATGTTGCAGCGCATCTACGGCACTGCCTGGGCCGATCGCGAGGCGCTCGAAGCTTATCTTGAGCGCCTGCGCGAGGCCGAGCGCCGCGACCACCGCCGACTGGGGCCCCGGCTGGGGTTGTTTCACTTTCAGCCCGAGGCGCCGGGCATGGCGTTCTGGCACCCCCGCGGCTGGACCCTGTTTCGCCTGGTGCAAGGCTATATCCGCGCCCTGGTGGAGGCCAACGGTTACCGGGAGATCCATACCCCGCAGCTTCTGGACCGCGGCCTCTGGCAGCGTTCCGGCCACTGGGACAAATTCGGGCAGATGATCTTTTCCACCTCTTCCGAACAACGGGATTACGCCCTCAAGCCGATGAACTGTCCGGCGCACGTGCAGATTTTCAACCAGGGGCTGCGCAGTTACAGGGAGCTGCCGTTGCGCCTGGCCGAGTTCGGGATCGTCCACCGCAACGAGCCCTCCGGCACCCTGCACGGCCTGTTGCGGGCGCGGCGCTTCACTCAGGACGATGCCCATATCTTCTGCACTCCTGAACAACTCCAGAAAGAGGTGGGGCGCTGTATAGACTTGAGCTTCCGTGCCTACCGGGATTTCGGCTTCGCCGACACCGCGGTCGCTGTCTCCACCCGGCCGCCAGAACGGGTCGGTAGCGACGAACAGTGGGACCGGGCCGAACAGGCCCTGCAACAGGCGGTGGAGGAGAAGGGATTGTCCTGGCGCTTGCAACCCGGCGAGGGGGCGTTTTACGGCCCCAAGGTTGAGTTTGTGTTCCGGGACAGCCTGGGGCGCGCCTGGCAGTGCGGCACCGTGCAGGTGGATTTTTCCATGCCGGAGCGATTAGGTGCCGAGTATGTCGCCGCTGACGGCACCCGCCAGGCGCCAGTGATGATCCACCGGGCCATCCTCGGCTCCCTGGAGCGGTTCATCGGTATCCTGCTGGAGCATTACGCGGGCGCCCTGCCGCTTTGGTTGGCGCCGGTGCAGGCGGCGGTACTGCCCTTGAGCCAGCACCAGGCGGATTATGCCCTCCAGGTGCTGACCGCCTTGCGCGCCGCCGGCCTGCGTGCCGAGGCGGACTTGAGAAACGAAACGCTTGGCCTTAAAATCCGAGAGCATGCGATGCAGCGAGTCCCTTACCAGTTGATCGTCGGCCACCGAGAGGCGGCAAGCGGCCAGGTGTCCGTGCGTGGCCGGGAAAGTGGCGACTTGGGGGCTCGGAATTTGCAGGAGTTCATTGCCGGTTGGCGCGCCGAAGCGGAGAAGGGCCGACCGTGCCGCGATGCGCTCCCTGAAAGCGGGAGAGATTCCTAA
- the infC gene encoding translation initiation factor IF-3, producing the protein MATPERHRLNGDIQAAKVRLIDSQGGQVGVVSIEEARQHAEEDGLDLVEIVPKGDPPVCRVMDYGKYLFTQSKKRQAARRRQRQFQVKEIKFRPTTKDGDYQVKLRNVRRFLSHGDKVKVTVRFRGREMVHPELGSRMLDRVIDDVREQGVVEQPARMEGRMMIMIVVPSGN; encoded by the coding sequence ATCGCAACGCCCGAACGCCATCGGCTGAACGGCGACATCCAGGCCGCAAAAGTGCGGCTCATAGATTCGCAGGGCGGGCAGGTCGGAGTCGTCAGTATCGAGGAGGCGCGTCAGCACGCCGAGGAGGATGGCCTGGACCTGGTGGAGATCGTGCCCAAAGGCGATCCCCCGGTATGCCGGGTGATGGATTATGGCAAATACCTGTTCACGCAGAGCAAGAAACGACAGGCGGCTCGCCGCCGTCAGCGGCAGTTCCAGGTCAAGGAGATCAAGTTTCGTCCCACAACCAAGGATGGCGATTATCAGGTTAAGTTACGGAATGTGCGGCGCTTTCTCAGTCATGGCGATAAGGTCAAGGTCACGGTACGCTTTCGCGGGCGCGAAATGGTGCATCCGGAATTGGGGAGCCGGATGCTGGATCGCGTAATTGACGATGTGCGGGAGCAGGGCGTAGTCGAGCAGCCGGCGCGGATGGAAGGTCGTATGATGATCATGATCGTAGTCCCGAGCGGCAACTAG
- the rpmI gene encoding 50S ribosomal protein L35, producing the protein MPKQKSNRGAAKRFRRSASGAFRHRRSFRNHILTKKSAKRKRQLRSSRAVHSRDQRIVSRLLPYR; encoded by the coding sequence ATGCCCAAACAGAAAAGCAATCGTGGCGCCGCCAAGCGTTTTCGTCGAAGCGCCTCTGGCGCCTTTCGCCATCGTCGGTCGTTCCGCAACCACATCCTGACCAAGAAGAGCGCCAAGCGGAAACGGCAGCTGCGGTCTTCGCGGGCTGTGCACTCCAGGGATCAGCGGATCGTCTCACGCCTGTTGCCGTACCGCTGA
- the rplT gene encoding 50S ribosomal protein L20, whose translation MSRVKHGVTRHARHRKIIRQAKGYRGRRKNTFRVAKQAVIRAGQYAYRDRRVRRRRFRSLWILRINAAARRHGLSYSRMIHGLQRSEVAVDRKVLADLAVRDEATFARLAELARATLAS comes from the coding sequence ATGTCCAGAGTCAAGCACGGGGTGACGAGGCACGCCCGCCACCGGAAGATCATACGGCAGGCGAAGGGCTACCGGGGGCGGCGCAAGAATACCTTTCGCGTCGCCAAGCAGGCCGTGATCCGGGCGGGACAGTACGCCTACCGCGATCGCCGAGTGCGGCGACGGCGGTTTCGCTCGCTGTGGATTCTGCGCATCAACGCCGCCGCCCGCCGCCATGGGCTCAGTTACAGCCGGATGATACATGGCCTGCAACGCTCCGAAGTGGCGGTGGACCGCAAGGTGCTTGCCGATCTGGCCGTGCGTGACGAAGCGACTTTCGCCCGGCTCGCGGAACTTGCCCGCGCTACCCTTGCTTCCTGA
- the pheS gene encoding phenylalanine--tRNA ligase subunit alpha, whose amino-acid sequence MQSGIQELEDLRAEALAAIRAAPAAVELEQLQSRYLGRRGALTAYLRQLGTLPAAERPLLGGKANQVKEELRQALTARRRELERLQVERRLARERIDITLPGRGMAPGRAHPVSATLDRIVALFASMGFAVVSGPEIEDEYHNFEALNMPANHPARTMHDTFFLRDGNLLRTHTSSVQVRVMRERAPPFQVVAPGRVYRRDQDMTHSPMFHQVEGLMVDERVGFSDLKGLLFEFLRHFFGRAPKLRFRPSYFPFTEPSAEVDLRHEDDWLEILGCGMVHPRVLEHAGIDSERYLGLAFGMGVERLAMLRHSIEDLRLFFENDLRFLEQFG is encoded by the coding sequence ATGCAATCCGGAATACAAGAGCTAGAAGACCTGCGAGCCGAGGCCTTGGCGGCAATCCGGGCAGCGCCCGCCGCGGTCGAGTTGGAACAACTGCAAAGCCGTTATCTGGGCCGCCGGGGCGCCCTCACCGCTTACCTGAGGCAGTTGGGGACGTTGCCGGCTGCTGAGCGTCCACTCCTCGGCGGCAAGGCCAACCAAGTCAAGGAAGAGCTGCGACAGGCGCTGACCGCGCGCCGCCGGGAACTGGAACGCCTGCAGGTCGAGCGCCGCCTGGCGCGGGAGCGGATCGACATCACCTTGCCTGGGCGTGGAATGGCGCCGGGCAGGGCGCATCCGGTGTCTGCCACCCTGGATCGCATCGTGGCATTATTCGCCAGCATGGGTTTTGCGGTGGTATCCGGCCCCGAGATCGAGGACGAGTACCATAACTTCGAAGCCCTGAATATGCCTGCAAATCACCCGGCCCGGACTATGCACGATACGTTTTTTCTCCGCGACGGCAATCTCTTGCGTACCCACACCTCTTCGGTGCAGGTGCGGGTCATGCGCGAGCGCGCCCCTCCCTTCCAGGTCGTCGCCCCGGGCCGGGTGTACCGCCGGGATCAGGATATGACCCATTCCCCGATGTTCCACCAGGTGGAGGGGTTGATGGTGGACGAGCGGGTCGGGTTCTCCGATCTGAAGGGTCTGCTGTTCGAGTTTCTGCGGCATTTTTTCGGGCGGGCGCCGAAACTGCGTTTTCGGCCCTCTTATTTCCCTTTCACCGAGCCTTCGGCGGAGGTGGATCTGCGCCACGAGGATGATTGGCTGGAGATCCTCGGTTGCGGCATGGTGCACCCCCGGGTGCTGGAACACGCCGGCATAGACAGCGAACGCTATCTGGGGCTGGCCTTCGGCATGGGTGTAGAGCGCTTGGCCATGTTGCGCCACAGCATCGAGGATCTGCGCTTGTTTTTTGAGAACGACCTGCGTTTTCTGGAGCAATTCGGCTGA